The Tropicibacter oceani DNA segment AGCCGCTGGTCGGCGTCGCCACCTGCTGGAACGAAGCCGCCCCCTGCAACATCGCGCTGAACCGCCAGGCACAGGCCGTGAAGATGGGTGTCAAGCAGGGCTTTGGCACCCCGCGTGAATTCACCACCATCACTGTCACCGATGGCATCGCCATGGGCCACGAAGGCATGCGCTCGTCGCTGGCTTCGCGCGAAGCCATCGCCGATACCGTCGAACTGACCATGCGCGGCCATTGCTATGACGCCATCGTCGGCCTTGCCGGTTGCGACAAATCCCTGCCCGGCATGATGATGGCCATGGTGCGTCTGAACGTGCCGTCCGTATTCATCTATGGTGGCTCGATCCTGCCGGGCAAGGCGCCCCAGGTCGAAGAGATCCCCGCCGATTTCCGCAGCCGCGACCTGACCGTTCAGGACATGTTCGAGGCCGTCGGCCGCCACCAGAACCACGAGATGTCCGATGCCGCGCTGGACATGCTGGAACGCGTCGCCTGCCCGTCGGCGGGCGCCTGCGGTGGCCAGTTCACCGCCAACACCATGGCCTGCGTCTCCGAGGCGATCGGCCTTGCGCTGTTCAACTCGTCCGGCATGCCCGCGCCCTATGAATCGCGCGACCAGTACGGCGAAGCGTCGGGCCAGGCGGTCATGGACCTGCTGGAAAAGAACATCCGCGCCCGTGATATCGTGACCCGTCAGGCGCTGGAAAACGCCGCGCGCGTCGTGGCCTGCACCGGCGGTTCGACCAATGCCGGCCTGCACCTGCCCGCCATCGCACACGAGGCCGGGATCGAATTCTACCTCGAGGACGTCTGCGACATCTTCAGGGACACCCCCTATTTCGTCGACCTCAAGCCCGGCGGCCAGTACGTTGCCAAGGATCTGTACGACGTTGGCGGCGTGCCCGTCGTCATGAAAGAGCTGCGCAAGGCCGGCCTGATCCACGAAGACTGCGTCACCGCCTCGGGCCGGACCATCGGCGAGGAACTTGACCGCGTCACCCGCGAAGCCGACGGCAAGGTCATCTATCCGATCGACAACCCGATCACCAAGACCGGCGGCGTCGTCGGCCTGAAGGGCAACCTTGCCCCGCAGGGCGCCATCGTCAAGGTCGCGGGCATCCCGACCCAGCACCAGACCTTTACCGGCCCGGCCCGCGTGTTCGAATGCGAAGAAGACGCCTTTGCCGCCGTCAAGGCGCGTGAATACAAGGAAGGCGAAGTCATCGTCATCCGCAACGAAGGCCCCGCTGGCGGCCCCGGCATGCGTGAAATGCTGGCGACCACCGCGGCGCTGTCCGGTCAGGGCATGGGCAAGAAGGTGGCGTTGATCACCGATGGCCGTTTCTCGGGGGCGACCCGGGGGTTCTGCGTCGGTCACGTCGGCCCCGAAGCGGCGCAGGGCGGTCCCATCGCGCTTTTGGAAAATGGCGACATGATCACCATCAACGCCATCACCGGCGAGCTGTCCGTCGACCTCAGTGACGAGGTTCTGGAAGAGCGCAAGGCCAACTGGAAAGGCCCGCGCGAAACCATCTATGCCTCGGGCGCGCTGTGGAAATATGCCCAGTTGGTCGGCGAAACCTACAAGGGCGCCGTGACCCATCCGGGCGCCTCTGCAGAAAAGCACATCTACGCGGATCTGTAATCCGATGCGGGCACCGATCTTTCCAAGTCTTGTGTTTGCCGGGTTTGTGCTGGCCGCTTGTGGGAATACGGTGCCCGCCTCAAACCCCGATGCCGACAAGGGGCCCCGGGCCAAAGGCCCGCTTGCGGGGCTTTTGGCACAGCCCGGGGAAACCGATGCCTCCGGGCAGACGCGCCCCAGGATGCCCATGCCCCTGGCCAAGGCCCGCCTTGCCGGCGGCGATGTGGTGGTTGCCGGCCCCGAAGGCTATTGCCTGGACCCCAAGACAGTGCAGTCGCGCCCCGGGCGCGGCTTTGCCCTGATCGCCTCGTGCCGCATCCTGTCGGGCGGCGCGGTCGGCACCTGGGCCGAACCCATGCTGATCACCGTGACGGTCGGCCCCAAGGGCGCCAACGACGATCTGCCCAGCCCCGAAGCCCTGGCCCAGGCCACCGGCGCGGCGCTGTTGGGCGGCGAATCCTCGGCCGGGTTCGTCACCGCCAACCTGGATCGCGGCGGCGACACCATCCTGGAGGGCGGCGATCAACGCCATTGGCGCGGCGCTTTCGTGCAGAACGGGCACCTGGTCGGCCTTGCGCTTTATGCCCCCAAGGACAGCGCCTTTGCCGCGCAGCAGGGCGGTACGATGCTGGCCCGGGTCAAGGCGCAGATCGCCACGCTCAGCCTGCAGGCGGCTCCCGCCCGGACCACAAGGGGCACCGCAGCGCCGGGACCGAACAAAGGTCTGTTTGGGCGTTTATTCGATGGGAAGGATTTGCCATAATACTCGAAAGGGGTCAGCAAGGCCCCAGGACGTATCTGGAAGAAAACGGGGCACCACATGGCAGGCGAAAAGCAGGGGTTTCTGACACGCGCCGTGCAGCTTGGCGCGCTGCGCCGCTGGTCGCAGATGGCCAAGGCCGCCCCTGACACCGATTTGCCGGAACTGCGCCAGCAGCGCAGCATCGCCCGCAAGCTGAAGGCGCAGGTCGACCAGCTGATCCATGTGGCCGATGCCCGCCTTGCCCTGCCGCTGATCGGCAACCAGGCCTTTCCGCGCCCCGAAGATGCCGATTGGGCCTGGCGGCCGGAGCTGTGGTGCGGTCCGCTGCCGACGCCGGGGATGTCCTCGGTCCAGTCGAAAAGCATGCTGGGCAAGCAGGCGACGCTGTTCCACGATTGCGCCCAGTCGGAACTGACCCTGCGCCAGCTGCGCAACACGCGCGAGGCGGACCTTGCCGCCTATGGTCTGCGGCTGGACGTGTTCCGGTTTGACGGTTCTTACCTGTCGCTGGCCATCGACCTGCCCGAAGAGGCCAGCCGCGGCCTGACGCGCAAGCACCTGATCCGGATCGACACGATCGTCGAAATGGAAAAGCGGCTCGAAATCTTTGCACGGCTGAACATCAAGCACGGGCCGAACACCGAACAGATCGTGCGCGAACTGCCCTTGCACCAGGACGACATTCGCGTCGAATTCGACCTGGCCTATACCAAGCTGAACGAAAAGCGCGTCGAACGCATGTGGCTGGACCTGATCTTTGAAGGTCCGCAGATGAACCAGGTGATCCTGCGGGATCTGACCTTCAGCCGCCGCAAACGCGCCGAACTGTGACAGGGATACCGTCATGAGCCAATTCGAACTGACCAAGACCCGCTTTCGCGAAGGCGTATGGGAGGGTCTTTTGACCACCAAGGCCAAGGATGCCGGCAGCCCCGAAATCGCGGTGACCCTGCGCGACCAGCCGGTGCGCGGCGTGACCGTGTCGCAGACCAGCCAAGCCGGGCGCTGGGTGGTAGAAATCCCCGTGCCGCTGGATGCCCTGGGCGATGGCGTGCAGACCTTCCTGATTCTCGATGCCAATGCCGAAACCGTTCTGGACAGCTTTACCCTGATCGCCGGAGAGGTTCTGGGCGACGACATCCGCGCCGAGGTCGAACTGCTGCGCGCCGAGCTGGACATGCTCAAACGCGCCTTTCGCCGTCACTGCCTGGAAACGACCTAGGGCGTGACCAGAATTTCAGCCTGAAATTCCATTCACCTCGCGGACTCGACTCGCCCCCCGCCTGGCGCTAGAACAAAAAGAGAACAAACTGCCGGTTCTCTCATGCGTCACCGCCGTATCCTTTCGCTCTGGTTTCCGCGCCTTGGCGCCGAACGCCTGATCCGGGCCGAACCCTGGTTGGCCGATATCCCCTTTGCCGTGGTCGGCGAAGAGGCGCAGGCGCAGGTCATCACATCGCTCAACGACCGGGCGCAGCAGCTGGGGATCTACCGCGGCCAACCCCTGCGCGATGCCCATGCGCTTTGCGCGGATCTGGTCACCCGCAGCGCGATCCCCCACCGCGACCTGGCGTTTCTGAACGTCTTGCACCGCTGGGCCGGGCGCTATTCCCCCTGGGTCGCGCCCGAACCGCCCGACGCATTGGTGATCGACCTGACCGGCTGCGCCCATCTGTTTGGCGGCGAACCCGCCTTGATGCAGCAAGTGGCGCAGGACTGCGCCGACCTGGGGCTGAGCGTCCGGCAGGGCCTGGCCGATACCCTGGGCGCGGCCTGGGCGCTGGCGCGGTTCACCCGCCAGGACGCCACCAGCCACCGCAACGGCGACGCCATCGACCAGGAGGCACGCGCCACAAGATCCCGCGCGGGCAAGCGGCGGCATTGGGAACGCGGCGGCCTGCCCCCCGGCGCCCCCGCCCAGGACCTGCCGCAAGGATGCATCGCCGGCATCGGCCAAAGCTGGAGCGCGATTTCCCCGTTGCCCGTCGCCGCCCTGCGCATCGACGCCCATACCCAGAACCAGCTCAACCGGCTTGGGTTGCGCCGTATCGCGGATCTGATCGGCCAGCCCCGCGCCGGTCTGGCCCGGCGCTTTGGGCGCGGCCTGGTCGATCAGTTGGACAAGGCCACCGGCAGCGCCCCGGAACCGATCAGCCCGGCCCGCGCGCCCGACCGCTTTTCCGCCCGGCTGTCCCTGCCCGATCCCATCGGCCTGGCCGACGATGTCGCCGAGGCCCTGGCGCGGCTGACCGGCCACCTTTGCGAGCGGCTGAAACAGAGGGGGCGCGGCGCGCGGGTTCTGCGGCTCGAAGCCTATCGCGCCGATCACACCATGCAGTGGCTTACCCTGAAATCCGCCGTGGCCAGCCATGACCCGGCCCGCCTGATGCCGCTGCTGCGCATGAAGATCGACGAAATCGACGCAGGCCCCGGCATCGACATGCTGCGGCTTGAGGCGATCCAGCACGAACCGATCCATGCCCGCACCATGGCAGGCCACGCCGAGGCCGCCGCCCGCGGCCAGGCCCGCCAGGAAAAGGGGCTGGAAACCGCCACCGAAGACCTGCTGAGCCGCCTTGGCGCCCGCATCGGGATGGACGAAATCACCCGCCGCCACCCCGGCAACAGCCATATCCCCGAAAAGGGCGCGCTGGTTCTGGCCGCCGCCTGGTCGGAACCGGCGCAGGACTGGCCGCGCCATCCGGTGCGCCGGCCCTTGCAGCTGTGGCGCCCCGAACCTGTCCATGCCCCCGACACCCCCGCCCTGCCCAAGCGCTTTCGCTGGCGCGGCCGCGACTTTGCACCAAAGGGCGCCACCGGTCCCGAACGCATCGCGCCGGAATGGTGGCTGGACGATCCCGAATGGCGGTCCGGGCCGCGCGATTACTGGCGGGTGGAAACCGACAAGGGCGAAAGGCTGTGGCTGTTTTATGCGCATGGCGGGGCCATGTCCTCGGGGTGGTTCTGCCAGGGGGAATTCGCCTAGACCGCCGCGCCTGCCCATGG contains these protein-coding regions:
- the ilvD gene encoding dihydroxy-acid dehydratase, whose protein sequence is MLKRPFDKSKLPSRHVTEGPERAPHRSYYYAMGMTEAEIHQPLVGVATCWNEAAPCNIALNRQAQAVKMGVKQGFGTPREFTTITVTDGIAMGHEGMRSSLASREAIADTVELTMRGHCYDAIVGLAGCDKSLPGMMMAMVRLNVPSVFIYGGSILPGKAPQVEEIPADFRSRDLTVQDMFEAVGRHQNHEMSDAALDMLERVACPSAGACGGQFTANTMACVSEAIGLALFNSSGMPAPYESRDQYGEASGQAVMDLLEKNIRARDIVTRQALENAARVVACTGGSTNAGLHLPAIAHEAGIEFYLEDVCDIFRDTPYFVDLKPGGQYVAKDLYDVGGVPVVMKELRKAGLIHEDCVTASGRTIGEELDRVTREADGKVIYPIDNPITKTGGVVGLKGNLAPQGAIVKVAGIPTQHQTFTGPARVFECEEDAFAAVKAREYKEGEVIVIRNEGPAGGPGMREMLATTAALSGQGMGKKVALITDGRFSGATRGFCVGHVGPEAAQGGPIALLENGDMITINAITGELSVDLSDEVLEERKANWKGPRETIYASGALWKYAQLVGETYKGAVTHPGASAEKHIYADL
- a CDS encoding Y-family DNA polymerase, yielding MRHRRILSLWFPRLGAERLIRAEPWLADIPFAVVGEEAQAQVITSLNDRAQQLGIYRGQPLRDAHALCADLVTRSAIPHRDLAFLNVLHRWAGRYSPWVAPEPPDALVIDLTGCAHLFGGEPALMQQVAQDCADLGLSVRQGLADTLGAAWALARFTRQDATSHRNGDAIDQEARATRSRAGKRRHWERGGLPPGAPAQDLPQGCIAGIGQSWSAISPLPVAALRIDAHTQNQLNRLGLRRIADLIGQPRAGLARRFGRGLVDQLDKATGSAPEPISPARAPDRFSARLSLPDPIGLADDVAEALARLTGHLCERLKQRGRGARVLRLEAYRADHTMQWLTLKSAVASHDPARLMPLLRMKIDEIDAGPGIDMLRLEAIQHEPIHARTMAGHAEAAARGQARQEKGLETATEDLLSRLGARIGMDEITRRHPGNSHIPEKGALVLAAAWSEPAQDWPRHPVRRPLQLWRPEPVHAPDTPALPKRFRWRGRDFAPKGATGPERIAPEWWLDDPEWRSGPRDYWRVETDKGERLWLFYAHGGAMSSGWFCQGEFA
- a CDS encoding dihydroxy-acid dehydratase, translating into MPASNPDADKGPRAKGPLAGLLAQPGETDASGQTRPRMPMPLAKARLAGGDVVVAGPEGYCLDPKTVQSRPGRGFALIASCRILSGGAVGTWAEPMLITVTVGPKGANDDLPSPEALAQATGAALLGGESSAGFVTANLDRGGDTILEGGDQRHWRGAFVQNGHLVGLALYAPKDSAFAAQQGGTMLARVKAQIATLSLQAAPARTTRGTAAPGPNKGLFGRLFDGKDLP
- a CDS encoding DUF6478 family protein; translated protein: MAGEKQGFLTRAVQLGALRRWSQMAKAAPDTDLPELRQQRSIARKLKAQVDQLIHVADARLALPLIGNQAFPRPEDADWAWRPELWCGPLPTPGMSSVQSKSMLGKQATLFHDCAQSELTLRQLRNTREADLAAYGLRLDVFRFDGSYLSLAIDLPEEASRGLTRKHLIRIDTIVEMEKRLEIFARLNIKHGPNTEQIVRELPLHQDDIRVEFDLAYTKLNEKRVERMWLDLIFEGPQMNQVILRDLTFSRRKRAEL